One segment of Anguilla anguilla isolate fAngAng1 chromosome 1, fAngAng1.pri, whole genome shotgun sequence DNA contains the following:
- the LOC118209452 gene encoding D-aminoacyl-tRNA deacylase 2-like isoform X2 yields the protein MTDGKVSPVLARTVLQQCLHARLQVKPPEGESQAEWVEIQRGMVIYICFFKGATEDIIEKIVNTLLQVKLCEADSGKHMSVLELPGNVLIVPQATLGGKAKGRSMQYHGNIGKEEGLQLYTSFVSECEKQLSSSSKCTEAGVAVKHGTYGNRQVLKLDTNGPYTHMLEF from the exons ATGACCGACGGAAAGGTTTCTCCTGTTCTTGCAAGAACTGTACTACAGCAATGTCTCCACGCCAGACTTCAGGTTAAACCACCGGAGGGAGAGTCCCAGGCTGAATGGGTGGAG ATTCAAAGGGGAATGGTGATTTACATCTGTTTTTTCAAGGGGGCCACGGAAGATATTATCGAAAAAATAG TGAACACCCTGTTGCAAGTGAAGCTGTGTGAAGCTGACTCGGGGAAGCACATGTCTGTGCTGGAGCTACCTGGAAACGTGCTTATCGTCCCCCAGGCTACACTGGGAGGGAAGGCCAAAGGGCGGAGCATGCAGTATCATGGCAACATTGGGAAAGAGGAGGGGCTACAGCTCTATACCAGCTTTGTGTCCGAGTGTGAAAAGCAACTGTCCTCATCCAGCAAGTGCACCGAAGCTGGGGTAGCTGTTAAACATGGCACCTACGGAAACAGACAAGTGCTGAAACTGGACACCAATGGACCCTACACACATATGTTGGAGTTTTAA
- the LOC118209452 gene encoding D-aminoacyl-tRNA deacylase 2-like isoform X1, which produces MHYDITCAVKMTDGKVSPVLARTVLQQCLHARLQVKPPEGESQAEWVEIQRGMVIYICFFKGATEDIIEKIVNTLLQVKLCEADSGKHMSVLELPGNVLIVPQATLGGKAKGRSMQYHGNIGKEEGLQLYTSFVSECEKQLSSSSKCTEAGVAVKHGTYGNRQVLKLDTNGPYTHMLEF; this is translated from the exons ATGCATTATGACATTACAT GTGCGGTAAAAATGACCGACGGAAAGGTTTCTCCTGTTCTTGCAAGAACTGTACTACAGCAATGTCTCCACGCCAGACTTCAGGTTAAACCACCGGAGGGAGAGTCCCAGGCTGAATGGGTGGAG ATTCAAAGGGGAATGGTGATTTACATCTGTTTTTTCAAGGGGGCCACGGAAGATATTATCGAAAAAATAG TGAACACCCTGTTGCAAGTGAAGCTGTGTGAAGCTGACTCGGGGAAGCACATGTCTGTGCTGGAGCTACCTGGAAACGTGCTTATCGTCCCCCAGGCTACACTGGGAGGGAAGGCCAAAGGGCGGAGCATGCAGTATCATGGCAACATTGGGAAAGAGGAGGGGCTACAGCTCTATACCAGCTTTGTGTCCGAGTGTGAAAAGCAACTGTCCTCATCCAGCAAGTGCACCGAAGCTGGGGTAGCTGTTAAACATGGCACCTACGGAAACAGACAAGTGCTGAAACTGGACACCAATGGACCCTACACACATATGTTGGAGTTTTAA